One segment of Primulina tabacum isolate GXHZ01 chromosome 14, ASM2559414v2, whole genome shotgun sequence DNA contains the following:
- the LOC142524085 gene encoding uncharacterized protein LOC142524085 yields the protein MSRCFPYPPPGYTPSRASKEALIESIKLRKELEKTKAQYKQEERRVKKDERKERKDEKNEMGKLTDEKTDPNSKKRRKREEGGREEKKRRRKERNGKHDLNSNKISLPNGPIGKNIWENSEQLERSDLTEEHDLPICLHLPSTSFESTEKSSAMKRQSSPVNVIRGHGTIIRIQLSSKKKNLSDISINEQQLCSTSGRTDIPPLRNRQQNFCASTEKTSDFVLGDFNRTDKKQIISTSGKSEPPAPAKTGTPSVLDAIEVSKKSSKTMQYKNPIENWVPPSLQDAPSSPEDLDWLFSSKDHGLPSERRQKIENDSVFCSSSSSLLQPRAQLLPEFDVYALPFTVPY from the exons ATGTCTCGGTGCTTCCCGTACCCACCTCCTGGGTATACACCGAGCAGAGCCAGCAAAGAGGCTTTGATCGAATCGATTAAG CTCCGAAAGGAACTGGAGAAAACAAAGGCACAATATAAACAGGAGGAGAGGAGGGTGAAGAAAGATGAACGGAAGGAGAGGAAAGATGAGAAGAATGAGATGGGGAAACTCACAGATGAAAAGACTGATCCGAATTCAAAGAAGAGAAGGAAGAGAGAAGAGGGGGGAAGGGAGGAGAAGAAACGGAGAAGGAAAGAGAGAAATGGGAAgcatgatctgaattcaaacaAGATCAGCCTCCCTAATGGACCGATTGGCAAAAATATCTGGGAAAATAGTGAGCAGCTAGAAAGAAGTGATCTAACGGAGGAGCATGATCTGCCTATTTGTTTGCACTTACCCAGCACATCTTTTGAAAGCACAGAAAAGAGCAGTGCTATGAAGAGGCAGTCCTCACCCGTGAATGTCATACGGGGTCATG GCACTATTATCAGGATACAGCTGTCGTCAAAAAAAAAGAACTTGTCTGATATTTCCATAAATGAACAACAGCTCTGCTCCACATCTGGAAGAACTGACATTCCACCTCTGAGAAATCGGCAACAAAACTTTTGCGCCTCAACTGAGAAAACCAGCGACTTTGTTCTAGGTGACTTCAATAGAACCGATAAGAAGCAGATTATTTCAACTTCTGGAAAGTCTGAACCTCCTGCTCCAGCCAAAACAGGAACCCCGTCTGTCCTCGATGCTATCGAGGTTTCCAAGAAAAGCTCAAAAACAATGCAGTACAAAAATCCAATTGAGAATTGGGTTCCACCATCGCTGCAGGATGCACCTTCTAGTCCAGAGGATCTAGATTGGCTCTTCTCTAGCAAGGATCACGGCCTACCATCCGAGAGAagacaaaaaattgaaaatgataGTGTGTTCTGCTCTAGCAGCTCATCTTTATTGCAACCCCGTGCACAGCTCTTACCCGAATTTGATGTATATGCATTGCCGTTTACGGTTCCCTACTGA
- the LOC142525467 gene encoding uncharacterized protein C594.04c-like, with protein sequence MAVASSNLKNALIAVAAPLPSILFYLSFLRQSNTLSPLYVWCYHHPLLLAFVLFFLNISLLFWVVGLLQNSHWMIDLYWTAIPVMLVHYFASHPLAESDVWRSRLVIFLTSVWCTRLSHSYFRRERWQFGVREDWRFTDMRQQYGENWWWASLLSIYLSQQVFLLGNCLPLYVVHSKNKQLNIWDFVAASVCLAGVTIAYFADTQLHNFVTRNDRLKQLGQPLVPILDEGLWYYSRHPNYFGEQLWWWGLVIFAWNLGCGWTFFGALMNSLCLAYVTILVEQRMAKQQHRAEAYTRYQKETSVWIPWFKKSLARKEKEI encoded by the exons ATGGCGGTAGCGAGTAGTAACTTGAAAAATGCGCTGATAGCGGTTGCCGCTCCTTTACCTTCTATTCTCTTCTATCTTTCCTTCCTCCGTCAATCCAATACTCTTTCTCCGCTCTACGTTTGGTGTTATCATCACCCTCTCCTGTTAGCGTTCGTTCTCTTCTTCCTCAACATCAGCCTTCTTTTCTGGGTTGTGGGACTACTCCAAAATAGCCACTGG ATGATAGACTTGTACTGGACGGCGATACCCGTGATGCTCGTACATTACTTTGCGTCTCACCCGTTGGCTGAGAGTGACGTCTGGAGGTCCAGGCTGGTGATCTTTCTGACGTCGGTTTGGTGCACGAGGCTCAGCCACAGCTACTTCCGCCGAGAAAGGTGGCAGTTTGGTGTTCGAGAAGACTGGAGATTTACTGATATGAGGCAACAGTATGGGGAAAACTGGTGGTGGGCTTCTTTATTATCTATCTACCTTTCGCAGCAG GTTTTTCTGTTGGGTAATTGCTTGCCTTTGTATGTAGTTCACTCAAAAAACAAGCAATTGAATATCTGGGATTTCGTTGCTGCATCAGTGTGCTTGGCTGGTgtaactattgcatattttgcAGACACGCAACTTCACAATTTCGTTACTAGAAATGACAGGTTGAAACAACTTGGTCAGCCTCTAGTGCCGATTCTTGATGAAGGCTTGTGGTATTACTCCCGACACCCGAACTATTTTGGCGAGCAGTTGTGGTGGTGGGGACTTGTGATCTTTGCCTGGAACTTGGGTTGTGGTTGGACTTTTTTTGGTGCACTGATGAACAGCTTGTGCCTCGCGTATGTCACAATTCTAGTGGAGCAACGAATGGCGAAACAACAGCACAGAGCGGAAGCATACACTCGCTATCAAAAGGAAACATCGGTCTGGATACCCTGGTTCAAGAAATCATTAGCAAGAAAGGAGAAGGAAATATGA
- the LOC142524869 gene encoding BOI-related E3 ubiquitin-protein ligase 1-like, with protein MAVRADFWPLENMGYGSFVGCGSQEWIMGFEDGLCFQDIQGHDVQRRGVVLPVLGSCDNQAAASCSDTVSMEFLQCSSFEAERQNLEMNWFLQVENQNLRSLMQEVTRKQAVALHKHYESRVKFIIQQKDEQLSNARNKAIELQDFLRRAEMEAKTWETKATEKEAIVSDLNNQLKQFRLKEYSLCDSSSSSSSTKKMERTKEEGRKIVCKLCEARRSCVVLFPCKHLCCCTACEPLLGHCPVCGAVKEASLEVFLGLQKPAKF; from the exons ATGGCTGTTCGGGCTGATTTTTGGCCCTTGGAGAATATGGGTTATGGATCATTCGTCGGGTGCGGGTCGCAGGAATGGATTATGGGGTTTGAAGATGGGCTTTGTTTTCAAGATATACAAGGTCATGATGTGCAGAGGAGAGGAGTTGTGCTTCCAGTGTTAGGTTCTTGTGATAATCAAGCTGCTGCTTCTTGCTCCGACACAGTGTCTATGGAGTTCCTGCAGTGTTCGTCCTTTGAAGCTGAGAGGCAAAACCTCGAAATGAATTGGTTTCTTCAGGTGGAG AATCAGAACTTGAGATCACTCATGCAAGAAGTCACTAGGAAACAAGCTGTTGCGCTACACAAGCACTACGAATCCAGAGTCAAGTTCATAATTCAGCAAAAAGATGAACAACTAAGCAATGCAAGAAACAAAGCGATAGAGCTCCAAGATTTCCTGCGAAGAGCAGAAATGGAAGCCAAAACCTGGGAGACAAAGGCCACTGAAAAAGAAGCCATTGTTTCTGACCTAAACAACCAGCTGAAACAATTCAGACTGAAAGAGTATTCGCTTTGTGATTCTTCCTCAAGCAGCAGCAGCACAAAGAAGATGGAAAGGACAAAAGAAGAGGGTAGAAAGATTGTTTGCAAATTATGCGAAGCTCGAAGATCGTGTGTTGTGTTGTTCCCTTGCAAGCACCTGTGTTGCTGCACGGCGTGTGAGCCACTGTTGGGGCACTGTCCTGTCTGTGGAGCAGTGAAAGAGGCGAGTTTAGAGGTGTTCTTAGGTCTACAGAAGCCTGCAAAATTCTGA
- the LOC142524144 gene encoding LOW QUALITY PROTEIN: receptor protein kinase CLAVATA1-like (The sequence of the model RefSeq protein was modified relative to this genomic sequence to represent the inferred CDS: deleted 1 base in 1 codon), with the protein MKKSSPLLLYLVFFQVVILVHAYSDLDTLLKLKSSLVGPSGSALEEWVAPPFPSPSAHCSFLGVTCDADERVAAINITDLQLFGTLPPEIGLLSGLVNLTLAGNNLTGSLPVEISNLTSLKCLNLSWNFFNGKFRGEMVLRLSELEVFDIYNNEITGELPVEFVKLKKLKFLKLAGNYFSGGIPEIYSEFESLTHLALQGNSLTGKIPASLAMIPNLRELYLGYFNSYEGGIPPEFGSISTLQLLDLGMCNLTGEIPSSLGNLKHLHTLFLQVNNLTGQIPSELSGMISLMSLDISINDLSGEIPLSFAELKNLTLLNLFQNKFQGPLPGFIGDLPNLEVLQIWNNNFTLGLPENLGSNGRLFLLDVTKNHLTGTIPKDLCKGGKLKTLILMDNSFYGPIPDEIGECKSLSRIRIKKNYLNGSIPAGFFRLPLLDMLELNDNFFTGELPEVISATALGSLSLSNNWISGKIPPSFGNLINLEILSLDVNKLSGEIPSEIFKLKKITMLNFSGNSLTGEIPASVADSSHLTFIDLSQNNLNGAIPRSIPGLQNLNVLNLSRNRLEGSIPSEIGMMKSLTVLDLSYNDLSGKKPTTGLLRDLDDRFFVGNPKLCFPHSSYCPSASSPSQEAQTTRASNMVIVIIVLITVLLLLPVSWIIVRKRRLDRSRIWKLTAFQKLDFKAEDVLECLKEENIIGKGGAGIVYRGSMPNGIDVAIKRLVGRGRGNSHNDHGFMAEIQTLGSIKHRNIVRLLGYLSKKDTNILLYEYMSHGSLGEMLHGTKGAHLQWQSRYRIAAEAAKGLCYLHHDCSPSIIHRDIKSNNILLDSDYEAHVADFGLAKFLHDAGASECMSSIAGSYGYIAPEYAYTLKVDQKSDVYSFGVVMLELITGKKPVGEFGDGVDIVRWVRKKASELAQPSDTATLLAVVDCRLTGYQVTGAVNLFKIAMMCVEDESSARPTMREVVHMLTNPPQSAPNFLNL; encoded by the exons ATGAAAAAATCTTCTCCTCTTCTTCTTTACCTCGTCTTTTTCCAAGTAGTGATACTTGTCCATGCATACTCGGATCTTGACACTTTGTTAAAGCTCAAGTCTTCATTGGTGGGGCCTTCGGGTTCGGCTCTCGAGGAATGGGTCGCCCCGCCGTTCCCGTCTCCGTCGGCTCATTGTTCGTTTCTCGGCGTAACTTGCGATGCTGACGAACGTGTGGCGGCTATTAACATCACCGACCTACAATTATTCGGTACGCTTCCTCCGGAAATTGGTCTGCTGAGCGGGCTTGTCAATCTCACACTGGCTGGAAATAATCTCACCGGATCTCTGCCTGTGGAGATTTCCAACTTGACTTCGTTGAAGTGCTTGAATTTGAGTTGGAACTTTTTCAACGGCAAGTTTCGTGGAGAAATGGTGCTGAGACTTTCTGAGCTTGAAGTGTTTGATATATACAACAATGAAATTACAGGAGAGCTCCCGGTGGAGTTTGTGAAGTTGAAGAAGCTGAAGTTTCTTAAACTGGCAGGAAATTATTTTTCGGGGGGGATACCGGAAATTTACTCCGAGTTTGAAAGCTTAACTCACTTGGCATTACAGGGAAATAGCTTGACGGGAAAAATTCCTGCTAGCTTGGCTATGATTCCAAATCTTCGAGAGCTCTATCTTGGGTATTTTAACAGCTATGAAGGTGGTATTCCGCCGGAATTTGGTTCTATTTCTACGCTTCAGCTGCTTGATCTCGGAATGTGCAATCTCACCGGCGAGATTCCGTCAAGTCTTGGCAATCTAAAGCATTTGCACACTTTATTTCTTCAG GTGAATAATCTGACGGGGCAGATTCCATCGGAACTTTCGGGTATGATAAGCTTGATGTCATTAGACATCTCCATTAACGATCTCAGCGGGGAAATTCCATTGAGTTTTGCAGAACTGAAGAATTTGACGCTGCTCAATTTGTTTCAGAACAAATTCCAGGGGCCTCTTCCGGGTTTCATCGGCGATCTTCCGAATCTTGAAGTTTTACAGATATGGAACAACAATTTCACGCTCGGTTTACCGGAAAATCTAGGAAGTAATGGAAGGCTGTTTCTGCTGGATGTGACCAAGAATCATCTAACGGGAACTATACCCAAGGACTTGTGTAAAGGTGGAAAgttgaaaactttgattttgatGGATAACTCTTTCTACGGTCCGATTCCGGATGAAATTGGCGAGTGCAAGTCCCTGAGTCGTATCAGAATCAAGAAGAATTACCTGAATGGAAGTATTCCGGCAGGGTTTTTCCGGTTGCCCCTGCTGGACATGCTCGAACTGAACGATAATTTCTTCACCGGCGAGCTGCCAGAAGTTATATCTGCCACCGCCCTAGGAAGTCTTTCGTTGTCCAATAATTGGATTTCAGGGAAGATTCCTCCATCGTTCGGGAACTTGATAAATCTAGAGATATTATCACTTGATGTGAACAAGTTATCCGGGGAGATTCCGagtgaaattttcaaactcaAGAAAATTACGATGCTAAATTTCAGTGGCAACAGCTTGACCGGGGAAATTCCAgcttcagttgccgatagttcCCACTTGACATTTATTGATCTAAGCCAAAATAATCTAAATGGTGCAATTCCCAGAAGCATTCCAGGCCTGCAGAATCTGAATGTTCTCAACTTGTCGAGAAACCGACTAGAGGGATCGATCCCTAGTGAGATTGGGATGATGAAAAGCTTGACAGTATTAGACCTTTCTTACAATGATTTATCCGGCAAAAAGCCCACAACGGGGCTTCTACGCGACCTGGACGACCGGTTTTTCGTCGGAAATCCCAAGCTTTGTTTTCCCCACAGCTCCTATTGTCCATCTGCCTCAAGTCCATCCCAAGAGGCCCAAACAACTCGTGCATCAAACATGGTCATCGTAATCATCGTCTTGATTACTGTTCTGTTACTGCTTCCAGTTAGTTGGATTATAGTCCGAAAGAGAAGGCTGGATAGATCAAGAATCTGGAAACTAACGGCATTCCAGAAGCTAGACTTTAAAGCAGAGGATGTACTTGAATGCTTGAAAGAAGAGAACATAATAGGAAAAGGTGGAGCTGGGATTGTCTACCGAGGGTCCATGCCTAAC GGAATAGATGTTGCAATAAAACGATTAGTTGGACGTGGGCGTGGTAACAGCCACAATGATCATGGCTTTATGGCAgaaattcagacacttggaagCATCAAACACCGGAACATTGTCAGACTCCTAGGATACTTGTCAAAGAAGGATACCAATATTTTGCTGTATGAATATATGTCACATGGAAGCTTAGGGGAAATGTTACATGGCACGAAGGGCGCTCATTTGCAGTGGCAATCAAGGTATCGGATCGCAGCTGAGGCTGCAAAAGGACTATGTTACCTGCATCATGATTGCTCGCCTTCAATTATACATAGGGATATTAAGTCGAACAACATCTTGCTTGATTCTGATTATGAGGCTCATGTTGCTGATTTTGGTCTTGCCAAATTCTTGCACGATGCTGGTGCTTCCGAGTGCATGTCTTCCATTGCTGGTTCCTATGGCTACATTGCCCCTG AATATGCATACACATTGAAAGTCGATCAGAAGAGCGATGTCTACAGCTTCGGGGTTGTGATGTTAGAACTAATCACCGGCAAGAAGCCGGTGGGGGAATTCGGAGACGGTGTTGACATTGTCCGGTGGGTTAG